One window of Papaver somniferum cultivar HN1 chromosome 9, ASM357369v1, whole genome shotgun sequence genomic DNA carries:
- the LOC113310377 gene encoding uncharacterized protein LOC113310377 — protein sequence MATPRSESNFISSKDEQTVYLEDWWLIKSEKEIDGKRLASEGFALRDLRSTGVFSTAPIIKRYNICTLRTADGITIVTKGSINASRTLENGFSSEICSLFLLGFPWSWETYSNPCVEDESASRGVTTSMDAFLESTTMLSSLPNFLRGRADTKTRDHIFCFPCVSENSAPTENVSASLLEKCIGNASRNPTMPVSADTTCCNPVLGDSLPEKTPINEERSATELKHGREEDLLCGKDGETVEKENIILEEVETSKLKSDRCVHLKNKVLAERSFEENLETSTGGLRVLSNGAVKSSDVDMLATEETTVNKENCGVHDEGTMVNKYHLFPNQDNLNTDGCNEPVLPLNEVVKPFNIELFEAKETLIGKEEGNSENCRKSIIR from the exons ATGGCGACCCCTCGATCAGAGAGTAACTTTATTTCATCCAAAGACGAACAAACA GTTTATTTAGAAGATTGGTGGTTAATTAAGTCCGAAAAAGAAATTGATGGGAAAAGATTGGCTAGTGAAGGATTTGCTTTAAGAGA CCTCCGATCTACGGGTGTGTTCTCCACTGCTCCAATTATCAAGAGATATAATATTTGCACTTTGAGGACGGCTGATGGGATCACTATTGTGACTAAGGGCTCTATAAACGCGTCTCGCACACTGGAAAATGGGTTTTCCTCGGAG ATTTGCAGTCTATTCCTTCTTGGATTTCCTTGGTCCTGGGAGACTTATTCTAATCCATGTGTTGAGGACGAATCCGCTAGCAGAGGTGTTACAACAAGTATGGATGCCTTTCTTGAGTCAACAACCATGCTTTCTTCTCTACCCAACTTCTTAAGAGGAAGAGCAGATACCAAGACGCGTGATCATATATTCTGTTTTCCTTGTGTGTCTGAGAATTCTGCACCCACTGAGAATGTAAGCGCCAGTCtgcttgaaaaatgtattggaaATGCTTCGAGAAACCCTACGATGCCTGTTTCTGCTGATACAACATGCTGTAATCCTGTGTTGGGAGATTCTCTGCCAGAGAAAACACCTATTAATGAGGAAAGATCTGCAACTGAGCTGAAACATGGACGTGAAGAGGATCTTCTATGTGGTAAAGATGGAGAAACTGTGGAAAAGGAAAATATTATTTTAGAGGAGGTTGAAACAAGTAAGCTAAAAAGTGATAGATGTGTCCATCTTAAAAACAAAGTTCTTGCTGAGAGATCATTTGAAGAGAACCTAGAAACCTCCACTGGTGGTCTTCGTGTCCTGTCGAATGGAGCTGTCAAGTCATCCGACGTCGATATGCTTGCAACCGAGGAAACTACAGTTAACAAAGAAAATTGTGGAGTACATGATGAGGGAACAATGGTAAACAAATACCATTTATTCCCAAATCAAGATAACCTCAACACTGATGGTTGTAACGAGCCTGTCTTGCCATTGAATGAAGTCGTCAAGCCGTTCAACATTGAGTTATTTGAAGCTAAGGAAACTTTGATTGGCAAGGAAGAGGGAAACAGTGAAAACTGCAGGAAGTCCATCATCAGATAA